One window from the genome of Asterias rubens chromosome 11, eAstRub1.3, whole genome shotgun sequence encodes:
- the LOC117297017 gene encoding 39S ribosomal protein L19, mitochondrial-like isoform X2, whose protein sequence is MAATTSACVLVRTSCLLRAGSSLRLAGRAGSLHKHVSVGAGKCNFATSVDDITIAETTADKKHEFTHDDDGSGYGEIRERFTSPELLPPMGTRSKLLDYLERQDCYKRRKVIDIPEFYVGSIMAVTTADIYAKGKSNRFVGICTRRGGYGLGATFILRNVINDLGVEICFELYNPLIQKVEMLKLEKRLDSDLKYLQDALPEYSTIDPNMVPIKHPPGKPVPINDIKVKLKPRPWYKRWERAELQGVDFSNVKEELVEQGKTWWLPDYKRMDLLQQWKLPENLRTGIEREVEKLESDISQERQK, encoded by the exons ATGGCGGCCACGACGTCTGCATGTGTTCTGGTGCGAACTTCGTGTTTATTGCGGGCTGGATCGAGTTTAAGATTGGCCGGTAGAGCTGGTTCTCTACATAAACATGTCTCGGTTG GTGCTGGTAAATGCAATTTCGCCACATCGGTAGATGACATCACCATTGCAGAAACTACAGCCGATAAGAAGCACGAGTTTACACATGACGACGATGGCAGTGGGTACGGTGAGATAAGAGAGCGCTTTACAAGTCCAGAGTTATTGCCACCGATGGGAACACGGTCAAAACTCCTTGATTACTTAGAGAGACAGGATTGCTACAAGAGAAGGAAAGTCATCGATATCCCTGAATTCTATGTTG GCAGCATAATGGCAGTGACAACAGCGGACATATATGCAAAGGGTAAATCCAACCGATTTGTTGGTATTTGTACAAGAAGAGGTGGCTATGGGCTGGGAGCTACATTCATCCTTCGCAACGTCATTAACGATTTAG gagttgaaatttgttttgagttgtaCAACCCACTCATCCAGAAGGTTGAGATGTTGAAGTTAGAGAAGAGGTTAGACAGCGACTTGAAATATCTACAGGATGCTCTGCCGGAATACAGCACCATCGATCCTAACATGGTGCCTATCAAACACCCCCCTGGCAAACCAGTACCCATCAATGATATCAAG GTCAAACTGAAGCCGAGGCCGTGGTACAAACGCTGGGAGAGGGCGGAGCTACAGGGTGTAGATTTCTCCAACGTCAAAGAAGAACTTGTAGAACAAGGTAAAACATGGTGGCTACCAGACTACAAACGCATGGACCTCCTACAGCAGTGGAAACTGCCAGAGAATTTACGGACTGGGATCGAACGAGAGGTGGAAAAACTCGAGAGTGACATCAGTCAGGAGAGGCAGAAATGA
- the LOC117297017 gene encoding 39S ribosomal protein L19, mitochondrial-like isoform X1 translates to MAATTSACVLVRTSCLLRAGSSLRLAGRAGSLHKHVSVAGAGKCNFATSVDDITIAETTADKKHEFTHDDDGSGYGEIRERFTSPELLPPMGTRSKLLDYLERQDCYKRRKVIDIPEFYVGSIMAVTTADIYAKGKSNRFVGICTRRGGYGLGATFILRNVINDLGVEICFELYNPLIQKVEMLKLEKRLDSDLKYLQDALPEYSTIDPNMVPIKHPPGKPVPINDIKVKLKPRPWYKRWERAELQGVDFSNVKEELVEQGKTWWLPDYKRMDLLQQWKLPENLRTGIEREVEKLESDISQERQK, encoded by the exons ATGGCGGCCACGACGTCTGCATGTGTTCTGGTGCGAACTTCGTGTTTATTGCGGGCTGGATCGAGTTTAAGATTGGCCGGTAGAGCTGGTTCTCTACATAAACATGTCTCGGTTG CAGGTGCTGGTAAATGCAATTTCGCCACATCGGTAGATGACATCACCATTGCAGAAACTACAGCCGATAAGAAGCACGAGTTTACACATGACGACGATGGCAGTGGGTACGGTGAGATAAGAGAGCGCTTTACAAGTCCAGAGTTATTGCCACCGATGGGAACACGGTCAAAACTCCTTGATTACTTAGAGAGACAGGATTGCTACAAGAGAAGGAAAGTCATCGATATCCCTGAATTCTATGTTG GCAGCATAATGGCAGTGACAACAGCGGACATATATGCAAAGGGTAAATCCAACCGATTTGTTGGTATTTGTACAAGAAGAGGTGGCTATGGGCTGGGAGCTACATTCATCCTTCGCAACGTCATTAACGATTTAG gagttgaaatttgttttgagttgtaCAACCCACTCATCCAGAAGGTTGAGATGTTGAAGTTAGAGAAGAGGTTAGACAGCGACTTGAAATATCTACAGGATGCTCTGCCGGAATACAGCACCATCGATCCTAACATGGTGCCTATCAAACACCCCCCTGGCAAACCAGTACCCATCAATGATATCAAG GTCAAACTGAAGCCGAGGCCGTGGTACAAACGCTGGGAGAGGGCGGAGCTACAGGGTGTAGATTTCTCCAACGTCAAAGAAGAACTTGTAGAACAAGGTAAAACATGGTGGCTACCAGACTACAAACGCATGGACCTCCTACAGCAGTGGAAACTGCCAGAGAATTTACGGACTGGGATCGAACGAGAGGTGGAAAAACTCGAGAGTGACATCAGTCAGGAGAGGCAGAAATGA
- the LOC117296774 gene encoding cystatin-A-like has translation MASQGKMVGGMGAINPATEEVQGYIDEVKLKVEEAVKRTLDTYTATVYSTQLVNGTNYFVKVDVGGNKFVHVRLHRTFGGEVTFTSCQDDKTKDDELTYF, from the exons ATGGCTAGTCAGGGGAAAATGGTTGGAGGAATGGGTGCTATTAATCCAGCTACTGAAGAAGTACAGGGCTACATTGATGAG GTAAAACTTAAGGTAGAGGAAGCAGTTAAGAGAACTCTTGACACCTACACAGCCACTGTTTACAGTACTCAACTTGTTAATGGAACCAACTATTTTGTTAAG GTTGATGTTGGAGGCAATAAGTTTGTCCATGTACGCCTTCACAGGACGTTCGGTGGTGAAGTAACATTTACAAGCTGTCAGGATGACAAGACTAAAGATGATGAGTTGACGTACTTTTGA